The Fluviicola sp. genome contains a region encoding:
- a CDS encoding M43 family zinc metalloprotease, with protein MKSIFLTIGLLLYSLNSSAQANHLGCKHDDPTTISLKQAKSLIEHAQKSTDLKIIPVVFHVLHQNGYENISDAQIEDVMRILNEDFQKLNADTSFVTAPFDTIIGKVNFEFRLATIDPSGNPTTGIDRIFSPLTNMANQSSMINQWDPLSYVNIWLVKSFSYQGVAAFTSNPLVSMDPCAQGIMMLHNYTGSVGTASPFVGHSLTHEMGHYFGLFHTWGDQNLGQTCNYSDGITDTPVSKGNSSCQPNINSCDDTNDAASFGYWGFDPRDNVENFMEFSFCTRMFTNGQVELMRNVAESPFYGRDQLWTNANLIATGTGPGVQPASTALPHSNFSILSNNTSGSPYTYGMICAGDDVQFTTQNGLVPSATTTYSWSFPGGSPATSTIEDPVVTYANPGYYDVTLTATNQNGSTTTTRTAMIYVSGSWPEFTGPTVQDFNASSAFWQSQNMQDDNGYFQRIPTNGVQNTGCFLLGNHYETDSMNCYQGDPAQINQSKDNLVSPAFDLSTSTGLEVSFDYAYGSAAAQNAITEVLKVYASRDCGKTWVLKQTIVDTALVTAFASQSSNFAPAPNQWKHVSFPYTSLLTDTKTRFKFEFVASNHSNNLYIDNFVIDGVLGISDNKLTGIEIFPNPSQMGGTITISGLSASKAHVKISDLQGKLVYQKELNENEVQLNTNLKAGCYLVEITQNGSKSLTRLIVE; from the coding sequence ATGAAATCAATCTTTCTGACTATCGGATTGCTACTATATTCTTTGAATAGTTCCGCACAGGCAAACCACCTGGGTTGCAAACACGATGATCCGACCACCATATCACTCAAGCAAGCGAAATCACTTATAGAACACGCTCAAAAATCTACAGATCTGAAGATTATCCCGGTGGTTTTTCACGTGCTTCACCAAAATGGTTACGAAAATATCTCTGATGCACAGATAGAAGATGTGATGCGCATCCTGAACGAAGACTTTCAAAAACTGAATGCAGACACCTCGTTTGTAACAGCTCCTTTTGATACGATCATCGGGAAGGTGAATTTCGAATTCCGCCTGGCAACCATCGACCCCAGCGGAAATCCCACCACCGGAATCGACCGGATTTTTAGCCCCTTGACCAATATGGCAAATCAATCTTCCATGATCAATCAGTGGGATCCTTTGAGCTATGTCAATATTTGGCTTGTGAAAAGCTTTTCCTACCAGGGAGTTGCCGCATTTACTTCTAATCCGTTGGTAAGTATGGATCCTTGTGCACAGGGAATCATGATGCTTCATAATTATACCGGTTCCGTTGGAACGGCATCCCCATTTGTAGGTCATTCCCTGACGCACGAAATGGGCCATTACTTTGGGCTGTTCCATACCTGGGGAGATCAGAATTTGGGCCAGACCTGTAATTATTCGGATGGGATAACCGATACTCCTGTTTCAAAAGGGAATAGTTCCTGCCAGCCAAATATCAATTCCTGCGACGATACCAATGATGCAGCCAGCTTCGGGTATTGGGGATTTGACCCGAGAGACAACGTTGAAAATTTCATGGAATTTTCTTTCTGCACCAGAATGTTTACGAATGGCCAGGTCGAATTGATGCGCAATGTGGCAGAAAGTCCGTTTTACGGAAGAGATCAGTTATGGACCAATGCGAATCTGATAGCAACCGGAACAGGTCCGGGAGTACAGCCTGCTTCAACAGCTTTGCCACACTCGAATTTTTCCATTTTGAGTAACAACACAAGTGGAAGTCCCTATACTTACGGAATGATCTGTGCAGGTGATGATGTCCAGTTTACTACTCAAAACGGATTAGTTCCTTCTGCCACAACTACTTATTCCTGGTCATTTCCCGGAGGTTCTCCCGCGACTTCGACCATTGAAGACCCTGTTGTTACCTATGCAAATCCCGGGTACTATGATGTGACCCTAACGGCAACGAACCAGAATGGTTCAACCACTACCACCCGAACCGCAATGATCTATGTGAGCGGAAGCTGGCCGGAATTTACAGGTCCGACCGTACAGGATTTTAATGCTTCAAGCGCTTTTTGGCAGAGTCAGAATATGCAGGACGATAACGGATACTTCCAGCGGATTCCCACAAATGGAGTTCAGAATACCGGTTGTTTTCTGCTGGGAAATCATTACGAAACGGATAGTATGAATTGTTACCAGGGAGATCCGGCACAGATCAATCAAAGCAAAGACAACCTGGTTTCACCTGCTTTCGATCTTTCCACATCGACCGGACTTGAGGTTTCTTTCGATTACGCTTACGGATCGGCCGCTGCTCAGAATGCCATTACAGAAGTGTTGAAGGTTTATGCTTCCCGCGATTGCGGAAAAACGTGGGTGTTGAAACAAACAATTGTGGATACGGCACTCGTTACTGCTTTTGCTTCTCAAAGTTCTAATTTTGCACCCGCCCCCAATCAGTGGAAACATGTTTCGTTTCCTTATACTTCGCTGTTGACCGATACCAAAACGCGTTTCAAGTTTGAATTTGTTGCGTCGAATCATTCCAACAATCTATACATCGACAACTTTGTGATTGACGGCGTTTTGGGAATTTCGGACAATAAATTAACAGGAATTGAAATTTTCCCGAATCCTTCACAGATGGGAGGAAC